Proteins from a single region of Streptomyces glaucescens:
- a CDS encoding sensor histidine kinase has product MQRLYDFLRRHPTWVDGFWAVILLGLSLAGGQVERDVGTDLPVLIVPVVLVLCVVVALRRRLPEPMLLLAIGAGVSQLVLDVATTPANFAMLVIVYTVAAIGARWASRVALVAGLCAAPLAQLRWPATETSVAGDVAVAVFQTVPFALAWVLGDSIRTRRAYFAQLEERAARLEKEREAQAKVAVAAERARIARELHDVVAHNVSVMVVQADGAAYVLDAAPDQAKKALETISSTGRQALAEMRRLLGVLRTGEHEESGEYVPQPDVEQIEDLVAQCRDSGLPVDFKVEGTPRPLPSGVELTAYRIVQEALTNTRKHGGPNAGASVRLVYFDDGLGLLVEDDGKGAPHELYEEGGADGQGHGLIGMRERVGMVGGTLDAGPRPGGGFRISALLPLKPAH; this is encoded by the coding sequence GTGCAGCGCCTCTATGACTTCCTCCGCAGGCACCCGACCTGGGTCGACGGCTTCTGGGCCGTGATCCTGCTCGGTCTCTCGCTGGCGGGAGGTCAGGTCGAACGGGACGTGGGCACCGATCTGCCGGTGCTCATCGTCCCGGTCGTGCTGGTGCTGTGCGTCGTGGTCGCGCTGCGCCGCCGGCTGCCGGAGCCGATGCTGCTGCTCGCGATCGGGGCCGGCGTGAGCCAGCTCGTGCTGGACGTGGCCACCACGCCCGCCAACTTCGCCATGCTGGTGATCGTCTACACGGTGGCCGCGATCGGGGCGCGCTGGGCCTCCCGGGTGGCGCTGGTCGCCGGGCTGTGCGCGGCGCCGCTCGCCCAGCTCCGCTGGCCGGCCACCGAGACCAGCGTGGCGGGCGACGTCGCGGTCGCCGTCTTCCAGACCGTGCCGTTCGCCCTGGCCTGGGTGCTCGGCGACTCGATCAGGACCCGCCGCGCCTACTTCGCGCAGCTCGAGGAACGGGCCGCGCGCCTGGAGAAGGAGCGCGAGGCGCAGGCGAAGGTCGCGGTCGCCGCCGAGCGCGCCCGCATCGCCCGGGAGCTGCACGACGTCGTCGCGCACAACGTGTCGGTGATGGTGGTGCAGGCCGACGGCGCCGCCTACGTCCTCGACGCCGCCCCCGACCAGGCGAAGAAGGCGCTGGAGACGATCTCCTCCACCGGCCGCCAGGCGCTCGCGGAGATGCGCCGGCTGCTCGGGGTGCTGCGCACCGGCGAGCACGAGGAGAGCGGGGAGTACGTCCCGCAGCCCGACGTGGAGCAGATCGAGGACCTGGTCGCGCAGTGCCGGGACTCCGGGCTGCCCGTCGACTTCAAGGTCGAGGGCACGCCGCGCCCGCTGCCCAGCGGGGTCGAGCTGACCGCCTACCGCATCGTGCAGGAGGCGCTGACCAACACCCGCAAGCACGGCGGCCCGAACGCGGGTGCCAGCGTGCGCCTGGTCTACTTCGACGACGGCCTCGGGCTGCTCGTCGAGGACGACGGCAAGGGCGCCCCGCACGAGCTGTACGAGGAGGGTGGCGCCGACGGTCAGGGCCACGGCCTGATCGGCATGCGCGAGCGGGTCGGGATGGTGGGCGGCACCCTGGACGCGGGCCCCCGGCCCGGCGGAGGATTCCGCATCAGTGCCCTCCTGCCGCTCAAACCGGCGCACTGA
- a CDS encoding SAM-dependent methyltransferase, translating into MTDETVTGPGWRGWRAATEAALYGPDGFYRRPEGPAGHFRTSVHASPLFARAVAGLLCRVDEALGRPDRLDFVDMAAGRGELVTGVLAALPAGTAARTRACAVEIATRPVGLDPRVEWRAGLPEAVTGLLFANEWLDNVPVEVAQTDASGVPRRVLVRADGTERLGEPVTGAEAAWLARWWPLPAEEGLRAEIGLPRDAAWASAVSRVERGLAVAVDYAHTVDARPPFGTLTGFREGRGTVPVPDGSCDITAHVALDACALPGGRVLTQRAALHALGITGARPPLALASQDPAAYVRALTSAGEAAELTAAGGLGDFGWLVQPVGIADPLAQASPPGL; encoded by the coding sequence GTGACGGACGAGACGGTGACGGGTCCCGGGTGGCGGGGGTGGCGGGCGGCGACGGAGGCCGCGCTGTACGGGCCGGACGGCTTCTACCGCCGTCCCGAGGGCCCCGCCGGGCACTTCCGCACGTCCGTGCACGCGTCGCCGCTGTTCGCGCGGGCGGTGGCCGGGCTGCTGTGCCGGGTCGACGAGGCGCTGGGCCGCCCGGACCGGCTGGACTTCGTGGACATGGCGGCGGGCCGCGGCGAACTCGTCACCGGGGTGCTCGCCGCGCTCCCCGCGGGGACGGCCGCCCGCACGCGCGCGTGCGCCGTCGAAATCGCCACCCGGCCGGTGGGGCTCGATCCCCGGGTCGAGTGGCGCGCCGGACTGCCGGAGGCCGTCACCGGGCTGCTGTTCGCCAACGAGTGGCTGGACAACGTTCCCGTGGAGGTCGCGCAGACCGACGCCTCGGGCGTGCCGCGGCGGGTGCTGGTGCGGGCGGACGGCACCGAGCGGCTGGGCGAGCCGGTCACCGGCGCGGAGGCCGCGTGGCTGGCCCGGTGGTGGCCGCTGCCGGCCGAGGAGGGGCTGCGGGCGGAGATCGGGCTGCCCCGGGACGCCGCGTGGGCGTCGGCCGTGTCCCGTGTGGAGCGCGGGCTCGCGGTGGCGGTGGACTACGCGCACACGGTGGACGCGCGCCCCCCGTTCGGGACGCTGACGGGCTTCCGGGAGGGGCGCGGGACCGTGCCCGTGCCGGACGGGTCCTGCGACATCACGGCGCACGTCGCCCTGGACGCGTGCGCGCTCCCCGGAGGGCGCGTGCTGACCCAGCGCGCCGCCTTGCACGCCTTGGGGATCACGGGCGCGCGCCCCCCGCTCGCGCTCGCCTCCCAGGACCCCGCGGCCTATGTGCGCGCCCTCACGAGCGCCGGTGAGGCCGCCGAGCTGACCGCGGCGGGCGGGCTCGGCGACTTCGGCTGGCTGGTCCAGCCGGTCGGCATCGCGGACCCCTTGGCGCAGGCATCGCCCCCCGGGCTGTGA
- a CDS encoding alpha/beta hydrolase, which produces MGLTSDVVLALAVGSAVALFAATVWLWPRLARRGWRAVGGRVGLLLATQVALFAAVGLAANQSFGFYASWADLFGQEDDLGVVVDHAGGGGVKVLENERVPGAPGLRPEINGRVQKVALAGRSTGLTVPAYVYLPPEYFQPRYRTHAFPAAVVLSGYPGTARSLVDKLHFPRTARDLAAKGRMEPMVLVMLRPTVAPPRDTECVDVPGGPQAETFFAKDLPAAVGGHYRVDGEPGRWGVIGDSTGGYCALKFAMHHPDVYGAGAGLSPYYDALTDATTGDLFQGDESVRDRADLWWCLDHLPAPKTSLLVTSSKSGESNYKDTLKFIDRVKAAPPTRISSIILESGGHNFNTWRREIPAALEWLGGRLTEE; this is translated from the coding sequence ATGGGGCTCACGAGTGACGTGGTGCTGGCGCTGGCGGTCGGGTCGGCCGTCGCGCTGTTCGCCGCAACGGTGTGGCTGTGGCCACGGCTGGCCCGGCGCGGCTGGCGGGCCGTCGGCGGCCGGGTCGGGCTGCTGCTGGCCACACAGGTGGCGCTGTTCGCCGCGGTGGGGCTGGCCGCCAACCAGTCGTTCGGCTTCTACGCGAGCTGGGCGGACCTGTTCGGGCAGGAGGACGACCTGGGCGTGGTGGTCGACCATGCCGGGGGCGGCGGTGTGAAGGTCCTGGAGAACGAGCGGGTGCCGGGGGCGCCGGGACTGCGGCCGGAGATCAACGGGCGGGTGCAGAAGGTCGCCCTGGCCGGCCGTTCGACCGGGCTGACGGTGCCCGCGTACGTGTACCTGCCGCCGGAGTACTTCCAGCCGCGCTACCGCACGCACGCCTTCCCCGCGGCCGTGGTGCTGAGCGGCTATCCGGGCACCGCGCGGTCACTGGTCGACAAGCTGCACTTCCCGCGCACCGCCCGGGATCTGGCGGCCAAGGGCCGGATGGAACCGATGGTCCTGGTGATGCTGCGGCCGACCGTGGCGCCGCCGCGGGACACCGAGTGCGTGGACGTCCCCGGCGGCCCGCAGGCGGAGACGTTCTTCGCGAAGGACCTGCCGGCGGCGGTCGGGGGCCACTACCGGGTGGACGGCGAGCCGGGCCGGTGGGGTGTCATCGGCGACTCCACGGGCGGTTACTGCGCCTTGAAGTTCGCGATGCACCACCCGGACGTCTACGGCGCCGGCGCGGGCCTGTCGCCGTACTACGACGCGCTGACCGACGCGACCACGGGCGACCTCTTCCAGGGGGACGAGTCGGTGCGCGACCGCGCCGATCTGTGGTGGTGCCTGGACCATCTGCCCGCGCCGAAGACCTCGCTGCTCGTCACCAGCAGTAAGTCCGGTGAGAGCAACTACAAGGACACACTGAAGTTCATCGACCGGGTGAAAGCGGCGCCCCCGACGCGTATCTCGTCGATCATCCTGGAAAGCGGCGGGCACAACTTCAACACCTGGCGGCGGGAGATCCCGGCCGCGCTGGAGTGGCTGGGCGGGCGGCTGACCGAGGAGTGA
- a CDS encoding PH domain-containing protein: MSAPGTEDGIRRGGAVTERRLHPVTPLRRAWAPVAVLIGWALHDPDGAQRQLARLTTTTLLVGLAVLIPAAALYGFLTWWFTHFAVTESELRIRTGLLFRRTAHIRLERIQAVDVTQPLLARVAGVAKLKLDVIGTDKKDELAFLGEDEARALRAELLARAAGFAPESAHEVGEAPAYRLLRVPPNVLALSLVLTGATWGSLVAALVVPPVLWFATHSLWTVVATAVPLLGAAGASSVGRFVAEYDWTVAESPDGLRIDRGLLDRVHETVPPGRVQTVRIVEPLLWRRRGWVRVELDVAGSSNSVLLPVAPREVAESVVARVLPGVTVPPRPALTGSPRRAGRCAPLWWRGYGFTATDAVFAARHGLLRRRLALVPHAKVQSVRLSQGPWERLWGLADVHVDTGADKTVTARLRDAEEAVRLLRAQAERSRTGRRDARPDRWMA, encoded by the coding sequence GTGAGCGCGCCCGGCACCGAGGACGGCATACGCCGCGGCGGCGCGGTGACCGAGCGGCGGCTGCACCCGGTGACGCCGTTGCGGCGGGCGTGGGCACCGGTCGCCGTGCTGATCGGCTGGGCGCTGCACGACCCCGACGGGGCGCAGCGCCAGCTCGCCCGGCTGACCACGACCACCCTGCTCGTCGGGCTCGCCGTGCTCATCCCGGCCGCCGCCCTCTACGGCTTCCTCACCTGGTGGTTCACCCACTTCGCGGTCACGGAGTCGGAGCTGCGCATCCGCACCGGCCTGCTGTTCCGGCGCACCGCGCACATCCGGCTGGAGCGGATCCAGGCCGTCGACGTCACCCAGCCGCTCCTCGCGCGCGTGGCGGGCGTCGCCAAACTCAAACTCGACGTCATAGGCACCGACAAGAAGGACGAACTCGCCTTCCTCGGCGAGGACGAGGCCCGCGCGCTGCGCGCCGAGCTGCTCGCGCGGGCCGCCGGGTTCGCGCCGGAGTCGGCGCACGAGGTCGGCGAGGCCCCGGCGTACCGGCTGCTGCGCGTGCCTCCCAACGTCCTCGCGCTCTCCCTGGTGCTGACGGGCGCCACCTGGGGCTCGCTGGTCGCCGCGCTCGTCGTCCCGCCGGTGCTGTGGTTCGCCACCCACAGCCTGTGGACGGTCGTCGCCACGGCCGTGCCGCTGCTCGGCGCGGCGGGCGCGAGCAGCGTGGGGCGGTTCGTCGCGGAGTACGACTGGACGGTGGCCGAGTCCCCGGACGGGCTGCGGATCGACCGCGGGCTGCTCGACCGCGTCCACGAGACGGTGCCCCCGGGGCGGGTGCAGACCGTGCGGATCGTGGAACCGCTGCTGTGGCGGCGCCGCGGCTGGGTCCGGGTGGAGCTGGACGTGGCCGGGTCGTCGAACTCCGTGCTGCTGCCGGTGGCCCCGCGCGAGGTCGCCGAGTCCGTCGTCGCGCGCGTGCTGCCCGGCGTCACGGTGCCGCCGCGACCGGCGCTCACCGGGTCGCCGCGGCGCGCCGGCCGCTGTGCGCCGCTGTGGTGGCGGGGCTACGGCTTCACCGCCACCGACGCCGTCTTCGCCGCCCGCCACGGCCTGCTGCGGCGCCGGCTCGCCCTCGTCCCGCACGCGAAGGTGCAGAGCGTCCGGCTCAGTCAGGGCCCCTGGGAGCGCCTGTGGGGCCTCGCAGACGTCCACGTGGACACGGGAGCGGACAAGACCGTCACCGCCCGGCTGCGGGACGCCGAGGAGGCCGTGCGCCTGCTGCGCGCCCAGGCCGAGCGATCCCGCACGGGCCGCAGGGACGCCCGCCCGGACCGGTGGATGGCGTAG
- a CDS encoding NADH-quinone oxidoreductase subunit D, with product MTPTTETTVGIGGAAESTDMVLNIGPQHPSTHGVLRLRLLLDGERITSAEPVIGYMHRGAEKLFEARDYRQIIMLANRHDWLSAFSNELGVVLAVERMLGMEVPPRAVWTRTLLAELNRVLNHLMFLGSYPLELGGITPVFYAFREREVLQNVMEEVSGGRIHYMFNRVGGLKEDLPAGWTARARAAVAAVRSRMDVYDDLVLGNEIFRGRTRGVGVLAPEAVHAYGVSGPIARASGVDLDLRRDEPYLAYGELRDTLKVVTRREGDCLARFECLLEQTHNALDLADACLDRIAGLPPGPINQRLPKVLKAPEGHTYAWTENPLGINGYYLVSKGEKTPYRLKLRSASYNNIQALTELLPGTLVADMVAILGSMFFVVGDIDK from the coding sequence ATGACTCCTACGACGGAGACCACGGTCGGGATCGGCGGTGCCGCGGAGAGCACCGACATGGTGCTCAACATCGGCCCCCAGCACCCGTCCACACACGGTGTGCTGCGGCTGCGGCTGCTGCTGGACGGCGAGCGGATCACCAGCGCGGAGCCGGTGATCGGCTACATGCACCGCGGGGCGGAGAAGCTGTTCGAGGCGCGCGACTACCGGCAGATCATCATGCTCGCCAACCGCCACGACTGGCTGTCGGCGTTCTCCAACGAGCTGGGCGTCGTGCTGGCCGTGGAGCGGATGCTGGGCATGGAGGTCCCCCCGCGCGCGGTGTGGACGCGCACGCTGCTCGCCGAGCTGAACCGGGTGCTCAACCACCTGATGTTCCTCGGCTCCTATCCGCTGGAGCTGGGCGGCATCACGCCGGTCTTCTACGCGTTCCGGGAGCGCGAGGTGCTCCAGAACGTCATGGAGGAGGTCTCCGGCGGGCGGATCCACTACATGTTCAACCGGGTCGGCGGCCTCAAGGAGGACCTGCCGGCCGGCTGGACGGCACGCGCGCGTGCCGCTGTCGCCGCCGTCCGCTCGCGCATGGACGTCTACGACGACCTGGTGCTCGGCAACGAGATCTTCCGGGGACGCACGCGGGGCGTGGGCGTCCTCGCCCCCGAGGCGGTGCACGCCTACGGCGTGAGCGGCCCCATCGCGCGCGCCTCGGGCGTCGACCTCGACCTGCGCCGCGACGAGCCGTACCTGGCCTACGGCGAGCTGCGGGACACCCTCAAGGTCGTCACCCGGCGGGAGGGCGACTGCCTCGCCCGCTTCGAGTGCCTGCTGGAGCAGACGCACAACGCCCTCGACCTGGCCGACGCCTGCCTCGACCGGATCGCCGGGCTGCCGCCCGGGCCGATCAACCAGCGGCTGCCGAAGGTCCTGAAGGCGCCCGAGGGGCACACCTACGCGTGGACCGAGAACCCGCTCGGCATCAACGGCTACTACCTGGTCAGCAAGGGCGAGAAGACGCCGTACCGGCTGAAGCTGCGCTCGGCCTCGTACAACAACATCCAGGCGCTCACCGAGCTGCTGCCGGGGACGCTGGTGGCGGACATGGTGGCGATCCTGGGGTCGATGTTCTTCGTGGTGGGGGACATCGACAAGTAG
- a CDS encoding PH domain-containing protein has translation METGSPRGAETAGDEPVWTGLPPRLLRMRRLLLLVWTVILAVGLALPLGLLVGPAWAAFGLLPPALTAGCWGLLERNWRSWRYAERADDLLISRGVLWHEETVVPYGRMQLVEVTSGPLERHFGLASVQLHTAAAATDATIPGLDPAEAERLRDRLTELGEARSAGL, from the coding sequence ATGGAGACGGGGAGCCCGCGGGGCGCGGAGACGGCGGGGGACGAGCCGGTGTGGACGGGGCTGCCGCCGCGGCTGCTGCGGATGCGGCGGCTGCTGCTGCTGGTGTGGACGGTGATCCTCGCGGTGGGCCTCGCCCTGCCGCTCGGTCTGCTCGTGGGGCCCGCGTGGGCGGCGTTCGGACTGCTGCCGCCGGCCCTGACGGCGGGGTGCTGGGGCTTGCTCGAGCGCAACTGGCGCTCCTGGCGGTACGCCGAACGCGCCGACGACCTGCTGATCAGCCGGGGCGTGCTGTGGCACGAGGAGACGGTGGTGCCCTACGGGCGCATGCAGCTCGTCGAGGTCACCTCCGGCCCGCTGGAGCGGCACTTCGGCCTGGCCAGTGTGCAGCTGCACACGGCCGCCGCCGCGACCGACGCCACCATCCCCGGCCTGGACCCGGCCGAGGCGGAACGGCTGCGCGACCGGCTCACGGAGCTGGGCGAGGCTCGATCGGCGGGGCTGTGA
- the folP gene encoding dihydropteroate synthase, with product MSNQSGRGHITGLPDWDRCAVMGVVNVTPDSFSDGGRWFDTTAAVKHGLEMVAQGADLVDVGGESTRPGATRVDEAEELRRVVPVVRGLASEGVVVSVDTMRASVAEQALAAGAALVNDVSGGLADPAMVPVVADAGAPFVVMHWRGFLQGGNVRGVYADVVTEVVDELHARVEAVLAGGIAADRIVVDPGLGFSKDAEHDLALLAHLDRLRGLGHPLLVAASRKRFLGRVLAGPDGAPPPARERDAATAAVSALAAQAGAWAVRVHEVRATADAVRVARAVEGARTAGHPPVAAPAHQTYGTAHTPGACTPEARPVDITSAGAHTSEGTR from the coding sequence ATGAGCAACCAGAGCGGACGCGGGCACATCACAGGCCTTCCGGATTGGGACCGCTGCGCGGTCATGGGCGTGGTGAACGTGACGCCCGACTCCTTCTCCGACGGCGGCCGCTGGTTCGACACGACCGCCGCGGTCAAGCACGGCCTGGAGATGGTCGCCCAGGGGGCCGACCTGGTCGACGTCGGCGGCGAGTCCACCCGCCCCGGCGCCACCCGGGTCGACGAGGCGGAGGAGCTGCGGCGGGTCGTCCCCGTCGTCCGCGGACTGGCCTCCGAAGGCGTCGTCGTGTCCGTCGACACCATGCGCGCCTCGGTCGCCGAACAGGCCCTCGCGGCGGGCGCCGCCCTGGTCAACGACGTCAGCGGCGGCCTCGCCGACCCGGCGATGGTCCCGGTCGTGGCCGACGCGGGCGCCCCCTTCGTCGTCATGCACTGGCGCGGCTTCCTGCAGGGCGGCAACGTCCGGGGCGTCTACGCCGACGTCGTCACCGAGGTCGTCGACGAGCTGCACGCGCGCGTGGAGGCCGTCCTCGCGGGCGGCATCGCCGCCGACCGGATCGTCGTCGACCCCGGCCTCGGCTTCTCCAAGGACGCCGAGCACGACCTGGCCCTGCTCGCCCACCTGGACCGGCTGCGCGGCCTCGGCCACCCGCTGCTCGTCGCCGCCTCCCGCAAACGGTTCCTCGGGCGGGTGCTCGCCGGACCGGACGGCGCCCCGCCGCCCGCGCGGGAACGCGACGCGGCGACCGCCGCCGTCTCCGCGCTCGCGGCGCAGGCCGGCGCATGGGCGGTGCGGGTGCACGAGGTGCGCGCGACCGCGGACGCGGTACGCGTCGCACGCGCCGTGGAAGGAGCGCGTACGGCCGGACATCCGCCGGTCGCGGCCCCCGCACACCAGACGTACGGCACCGCGCACACGCCCGGCGCCTGCACCCCCGAAGCGCGCCCCGTCGACATCACCTCCGCCGGCGCACACACCTCCGAAGGAACCCGGTGA
- the folB gene encoding dihydroneopterin aldolase, giving the protein MDRVALRGLKARGHHGVFPKEREEGQTFIVDLVLGLDTRPAAADDDLAKTVHYGIVAEEVVAVVEGEPVNLIETLAERIAQACLKHEGVQEVEVCVHKPDAPITVPFDDVTVTITRSRV; this is encoded by the coding sequence GTGGATCGTGTCGCGCTGCGCGGCCTGAAGGCCCGCGGGCACCACGGTGTGTTCCCCAAGGAACGCGAGGAAGGCCAGACCTTCATCGTGGACCTCGTCCTGGGCCTGGACACCCGCCCGGCCGCGGCCGACGACGACCTGGCGAAGACCGTGCACTACGGCATCGTGGCGGAGGAGGTCGTGGCCGTCGTCGAAGGCGAGCCCGTCAACCTCATCGAGACGCTTGCCGAGCGCATCGCCCAGGCCTGTCTGAAGCACGAGGGAGTCCAGGAGGTCGAGGTCTGCGTCCACAAGCCGGACGCACCGATCACCGTCCCCTTCGACGACGTGACCGTCACCATCACCCGGAGCCGAGTATGA
- the folK gene encoding 2-amino-4-hydroxy-6-hydroxymethyldihydropteridine diphosphokinase, protein MTPSFTQGPTDPTVQPVPAAVVEKVDAADTTLHNPQRAVLSLGSNLGNRLETLQGAVDALEDTPGVRIKAVSPVYETEPWGVEPGTQPSYFNAVVVVKTTLPPSSLLERAHAVEEAFNRVRDERWGPRTLDVDIVAYADLVSDDPKLTLPHPRAHERAFVLAPWHDVDPDAQLPGRGSVAGLLGTVTREGVAPRADLELRLPE, encoded by the coding sequence ATGACCCCGTCCTTCACGCAGGGTCCCACCGACCCGACCGTCCAGCCGGTGCCCGCCGCCGTCGTCGAGAAGGTCGACGCCGCCGACACCACCCTGCACAACCCGCAACGCGCCGTGCTCTCCCTCGGCTCCAACCTCGGCAACCGCCTGGAGACCCTCCAGGGCGCCGTCGACGCCCTGGAGGACACGCCCGGCGTACGGATCAAGGCGGTCTCCCCCGTCTACGAGACCGAGCCGTGGGGCGTCGAGCCCGGCACCCAGCCGTCCTACTTCAACGCCGTCGTGGTGGTGAAGACCACCCTGCCGCCCTCCTCCCTGCTGGAACGCGCCCACGCCGTCGAGGAGGCCTTCAACCGGGTGCGGGACGAACGCTGGGGCCCGCGCACCCTCGACGTCGACATCGTCGCCTACGCCGACCTGGTCTCCGACGACCCCAAACTCACCCTCCCCCACCCCCGCGCCCACGAACGCGCGTTCGTCCTCGCCCCCTGGCACGACGTCGACCCCGACGCCCAGCTGCCCGGCCGCGGCTCCGTCGCGGGTCTCCTCGGCACCGTCACCCGCGAAGGGGTCGCACCCCGCGCCGACCTGGAACTCCGGCTGCCCGAGTAG
- a CDS encoding nuclear transport factor 2 family protein, whose translation MSAPHTDVEQVELANTAFYEALERGDFETVSRLWLTPSDLGVDETYHDPADTGVISCVHPGWPVLTGRGEVLRSYALIMANTDYIQFFLTDVHVSVTGDTALVTCTENILSGGPAPDDGDELGPLVGQLVVATNIYRRTSDGWKLWSHHASPVLTETDDAEGDDTPA comes from the coding sequence GTGAGCGCTCCCCACACCGACGTCGAGCAGGTCGAACTCGCCAACACCGCCTTCTACGAGGCACTGGAGCGCGGCGACTTCGAGACCGTCTCCCGCCTCTGGCTCACCCCGTCCGACCTGGGCGTCGACGAGACGTACCACGACCCGGCGGACACCGGCGTGATCTCCTGCGTACACCCCGGCTGGCCGGTGCTCACCGGCCGCGGCGAGGTGCTGCGGTCGTACGCGCTGATCATGGCCAACACCGACTACATCCAGTTCTTCCTCACCGACGTCCATGTCTCCGTCACCGGCGACACCGCCCTGGTGACCTGCACCGAGAACATCCTCAGCGGCGGCCCCGCCCCCGACGACGGCGACGAGCTGGGCCCGCTCGTGGGCCAGCTCGTGGTCGCCACCAACATCTACCGGCGCACGTCCGACGGCTGGAAACTCTGGTCGCACCACGCCTCGCCCGTCCTGACCGAAACCGACGACGCCGAGGGCGACGACACCCCCGCCTGA